A single window of Periophthalmus magnuspinnatus isolate fPerMag1 chromosome 9, fPerMag1.2.pri, whole genome shotgun sequence DNA harbors:
- the si:dkey-220o5.5 gene encoding actin filament-associated protein 1-like 2, with product MKSENMDKQKVLARVLWDLQSFLSLLDSENLSFIAQAQKKSLSELLSTLQATANTTGTTTVEDAEYMVMSCPSSSPTDPPAPDVTWTSELDPNKDPKLQHKLGSVHSVLTLPPDEEDTYEEAAPYAPQSTCNSTEKAESDSSHYESYGDEDDDDVFEGGARLMLDRRFVQWSASQPCLRPAPESRLCGYLWRRKWLGQWTKQLFIIKNHSLMYYKCPRDPDPQMALDLRGCVLVYKAKPQRRVPHTLRLLLPGSHSLVLGFSSYQHAQEWKTVIEELSCGDIETQSSSLIRTEPLSCRTSAVQTDSDDERSSAPQRSPQDKGYLNVLMNCQWQSLHCEVQGGILNMFAHRDQDPDLDQDQGLNQDQNQDHNQNSDRGRTPQYMLSLIGCEVTSGPDTLHSYRITLSTLSEAPAVLEVSSDEEREHWIKLLKESANQKQEPSPPEDSDPLSGLQTRRFPSPNTYETQLYSNSSVVQHQLHKDSSQDSGTYSNTSLNQRRGGEQRCVQRLELAGKPHASNGVKLRAESEINLATKNKRISFRQSLAICTERAQSNFLTPLLRRTASAKLSLKRAPSMLFLETGRVSNRKKEWEMKAAA from the exons TCCTAGCTCGTGTGCTGTGGGATCTTCAGTCCTTTCTGTCCCTGTTGGATTCTGAAAACCTGAGTTTCATCGCACAGGCCCAAAAGAAATCACTCTCCGAGCTGCTGTCTACTCTGCAAGCTACTGCGaatactacaggtactactacag TGGAGGATGCTGAGTACATGGTGATGAGCTGCCCCTCCTCATCTCCCACAGATCCCCCAGCACCag ATGTGACTTGGACCTCAGAGCTGGACCCCAACAAGGACCCAAAACTACAACACAAACTGGGA AGTGTCCATTCTGTGCTGACTCTTCCTCCCGATGAAGAGGACACGTACGAAGAAGCTGCTCCCTACGCCCCACAGTCCACCTGCAActctactg AAAAGGCGGAGTCAGACAGCAGTCATTATGAATCCTACGGCGATGAAGACGACGATGACGTGTTTGAGGGTGGGGCCAGGCTGATGCTGGACAGGCGCTTTGTCCAATGGAGTGCGTCACAGCCATGTCTAAGGCCCGCCCCTGAGTCCCGTCTCTGCGGTTACCTGTGGAGGAGGAAGTGGCTCGGGCAGTGGACCAAACAACTGTTCATCATCAAGAACCACTCGCTCATG TATTATAAGTGCCCTCGGGACCCTGACCCGCAGATGGCGCTGGACCTCCGTGGCTGTGTCCTGGTGTATAAAGCCAAGCCCCAGAGGAGAGTCCCCCACACCCTCAGACTGCTCCTTCCCGGGTCACACAGCCTCGTCCTGGGGTTTAGTAGCTACCAACATGCCCAGGAGTGGAAGACG GTGATTGAGGAGCTGAGCTGTGGAGACATCGAGACGCAAAGTTCATCTttgatcagaactgaaccactGTCCTGCAgg ACCAGTGCAGTGCAGACAGACTCAGATGACGAGAGATCCTCAGCTCCACAGCGTTCTCCACAGGACAAAG GTTACCTGAATGTGCTGATGAACTGTCAGTGGCAGAGTCTGCACTGTGAGGTGCAGGGCGGAATCCTGAACATGTTCGCCCACAGAGACCAGGACCCAGATCTAGACCAGGatcagggtctaaaccaggatcagaaccaggatcataaccagaacTCGGACCGTGGAAGGACCCCTCAGTACATgctgtctctgattggctgtgaggtCACTTCTGGACCGGACACACTCCACTCCTACAGGATCACACTGAGCACGCTCAGTGAGGCACCCGCTGTGCTGGAG GTGAGCAGCGATGAGGAGAGGGAGCACTGGATCAAACTACTAAAGGAATCGGCTAATCAGAAACAAGAGCCCAGCCCACCTGAGGACAGCGATCCCCTCAG TGGTCTCCAAACTCGGAGGTTCCCGTCACCGAACACTTATGAGACCCAACTCTACTCCAACAGCTCAGTCGTACAGCACCAG ctCCACAAAGACTCCAGCCAAGACTCAGGGACCTACAGCAACACCAGCCTCAACC AGCGGAGGGGTGGGGAGCAGCGGTGTGTTCAGAGACTGGAGCTCGCTGGGAAACCTCACGCCTCAAATGGAGTGAAGCTGCGGGCAGAGTCAGAGATCAACCTGGCAACGAAAAACAAACGCATCTCCTTCAGACAGTCGCTGGCCATCTGCACCGAGCGCGCCCAG TCCAATTTCCTGACACCTCTGCTGAGGAGGACAGCTTCAGCCAAACTGTCTCTGAAACGAGCTCCGTCAATGCTATTCCTGGAGACCGGGCGCGTTTCCAACAGGAAGAAG GAGTGGGAGATGAAAGCTGCAGCCTGA